AGAAGGAAGCTATTTTAAAGGCTATTGAAAGTGATAAAAAGTTTAGATACGCCTTGATGGGTCTTCTAGGATTTTCAGAGATTTTGGATAGGATTACAAGGTTGGAGGAGGGTCGGCAGAAGTAGATATACCGATAAATGATATCTATAGAGATCTTATAAAGCTAGAAGGTAGATAGAATGGGGTACAAATTAGAGTTTGGAAGAGGGGCTAAGAAAATACTAGAGGAACTTCCTAATGATATAGCTAAAAAGATCTATGATGAGCTACAAAAACTAGTAGAAAACCTATATGTAAATTCCTATTAGGTCAAGACACTATAACAATTATAGCTATTATCAAAAGAGAGAAATACTATAATAAACTTCTATTCCCTACTTACTCTAATCACTTCCTATAAATATTTAAAAATCTTTAATACTATATTAATATTAGTAGTACATTGGTTAAAGAATATAGTTGGGCATTATGCTATGGCTGATCCCAGGGATATAGTTCTATATACTATTTCTAGATATGCAGCTATAGCTGGGCGTGGTATTAGTAGGATTAGACTTATGAAGCTTCTATTTCTAGCTGATTATATATAT
Above is a genomic segment from Ignisphaera aggregans DSM 17230 containing:
- a CDS encoding hypothetical protein (KEGG: smr:Smar_1552 hypothetical protein~SPTR: A3DPS8 Putative uncharacterized protein); this translates as MFLVGIRVLSEEEKEAILKAIESDKKFRYALMGLLGFSEILDRITRLEEGRQK